One genomic window of Notamacropus eugenii isolate mMacEug1 chromosome 6, mMacEug1.pri_v2, whole genome shotgun sequence includes the following:
- the LOC140511773 gene encoding large ribosomal subunit protein eL43-like: MATHTKKARIVGKYGTCYGTSFRQMVKKIEISQHAKYTCSFCGKTKMKRWAVSIWHCGSCVKTVACDTWTYNTTSALTVKSAIRRLKLLKEQ, from the coding sequence ATGGCTACACATACCAAGAAGGCTAGAATTGTTGGTAAATATGGAACATGTTATGGTACATCCTTCAGACAAATGgtgaagaaaattgaaattagcCAGCATGCCAAGTATACCTGCTCCTTTTGTGGCAAGACCAAAATGAAGAGATGGGCTGTGAGCATCTGGCATTGTGGATCCTGTGTGAAAACAGTAGCTTGTGATACATGGACCTACAATACAACTTCTGCACTCACAGTCAAATCTGCCATCAGAAGACTGAAGTTATTGAAAGAACAGTAA